The DNA window GCGTCAAGGCCGGCACCATCCGCCAGAGCCAGATGTGGGCGGTGCTGCCGCAAACCTGGCTCGGCAACCTGCTCGGCTCGGTGCTGGTGGCGCTGATGTATTACTACGGCGGCGGCAGCCTGCTGCCGGTGGATACCAGCCTGGTGCACAGCGCCGCGCTGGCGAAAACCACCGCGCCGGCCGAAGTGCTGTTCTTCAAGGGCGTACTGTGCAACTGGCTGGTTTGCCTGGCGATTTGGATGGCGATCCGCGTTGAAGGCGCCGCCAGGTTCATCGCCATCTGGTGGTGCCTGCTGGCCTTCATCGCCTCGGGTTATGAGCACTCCGTCGCCAATATGACGCTGTTCGCCCTCTCCTGGTTCGGCAACCACAGCGAGGCCTATACCCTCGCCGGTATCGGCCACAACCTGCTGTGGGTGACGCTGGGCAATATCCTGTCCGGCTCGGTGCTGATGGGCCTGGGTTATTGGTACGCCACACCGCGTGCCGAACGCCCGCAGGCGGCGAAAGCCGCCGCACGTCAGACCGCCTGAGTTTTCGGGGGCGCCTTTCGCCCCCGCACTGATTATCCCGAGGAGTGCCGATGGACTACCTGCCGATTTTCTGCCAACTGCAACATAAAGCCTGCCTGCTGGTCGGCGGCGGCGAGATAGCCGAACGCAAAGCGCGCCTGCTGCTGGACGCCGGCGCGGCGCTGACCGTCAACGCCCTGGAGTTCACCCCGCAGTTCCGCCAATGGGCGGAAGAAGGCCTGGTGACACTGACCGAAGGCGAATTCAGCCCAAGCCTGTTGGCGGAAAAATGGCTGGTAGTCGCCGCCACCGATCGGCTGGAAGTCAACGCGCTGGTGTACCAATGCGCCAACCAGCAGCGGGTATTCTGCAACGTGGTCGATGACCCGAAACGCGCCAGCTTTATCATGCCGTCGATCATCGATCGTTCGCCGATCATGGTGGCGGTATCCTCCGGTGGCAAAGCGCCGGTATTAGCACGGCTGCTGCGCGAGAAGCTGGAGGCGATGTTGCCGCAGCACCTCGGAAAACTGGCCCAGTTAGGCGGTTCGCTGCGGCAGCGAGTAAAACGACGCTTCAGCAGCCTCGGCGCGCGTCGTCGCTTTTGGGAACGGTTGTTCGCCCACGATCGGCTAGCGCAGTCGCTGGCCAACGACGACGCCGCGCTGGCTGAACGCCAGCTCGAGCAGCTGTTCAGCGAACAGCCGGAAGATCGCGGTGAAGTGGTACTGGTGGGCGCCGGGCCAGGCGATGCCGGCTTGCTGACGCTGAAAGGGCTGCAGCAGATCCAGCAGGCCGACGTGGTGGTTTATGACCGGTTGGTCTCTGAAGATATCATGACGCTGGTGCGCCGCGACGCCGAGCGCATCTTCGTCGGCAAACGCGCCGGCCACCACTGCGTGCCGCAGGAGCAGATCAACCAAATCCTGCTGCAGCAGGCGTTGCAAGGCAAACGCGTGGTGCGCCTGAAAGGGGGCGATCCCTTTATCTTCGGCCGCGGCGGCGAAGAGCTGGAGACGCTGGCAGACGCCAGCGTGCCATTCTCGGTGGTGCCAGGCATTACCGCCGCCTCTGGCTGTTCCGCCTACAGCGGCATCCCGCTCACCCACCGCGACCACGCGCAGAGCGTGCGCCTGGTGACCGGCCACGCCAAAGCCGACGGTGGATTGGACTGGGCGACGCTGGCTGCCGGGCAACAGACGCTGGTGTTTTATATGGGGCTATCGCAAGCGGCGGAGATCCAACGCCAGCTGATCGCTAACGGCCTGCCGGCCGCCACGCCGGTGGCGCTGGTGGAAAACGGCACCTCCTGCCGTCAGCGAGTGATCGAAGGCGAGCTCGGCCAACTGGGCGCCTTGGCCCTGCAGGCCGCCAGCCCCAGCCTGATCATCGTCGGCAGCGTAGTCAGCCTGCGCGGCAAGCTCAATTGGTTCGCCAGCGAGGCAGCGCCCGCCAGTCTGGCGCAAATGGCGTGATAGCGACGTAAAAAAAGCGGCTCTAGGCCGCTTTTTCTATTTGTGCCGGCGTTACGCCTGCGGCGGTACGAAACCGACGGCCTGGTAGACCTTCGCCAGGGTTTCCTGCGCCCGCGCACGCGCTTTGGCCGCGCCATCGCGCATCACCTGCTGCAGGTAGGCTTCATCGTTGCGGAAGCGATAGTAACGCTCCTGCAGCTCGCCCAACATGCCGGAGACGGCGTCCGCCACCGCGCCTTTCAGATGGCCGTACATTTGGCCCTCGAACTCGGCTTCCAGCTGTGCGATGCTCTTGCCGCTCACGCCGGCGAGGATATCCAGCAGGTTGGAGACACCCGCCTTGTTGGCCACGTCGTAACGCACGACAGGCGGCTCTTCCGAGTCGGTCATTGCGCGTTTGATCTTCTTGCTCACCGCTTTCGGATCTTCCAGCAGACCGATCACGTTGTTGCGGTTGTCGTCCGACTTGGACATCTTCTTGGTCGGTTCCTGCAGCGACATTACGCGCGCGCCGGATTTAGGGATAAACGGCTCCGGCACTTTGAACACGTCGCCGTACAGCGCGTTGAAACGCTGGCCCACGTCGCGGCTCAGCTCCAGGTGCTGTTTCTGGTCTTCGCCCACCGGCACCTGGTTGGTTTGATACAGCAGGATGTCCGCCGCCATCAGCACCGGATAGCTGAACAACCCGGCGTTGATGTTCTCCGCATAGCGTGCGGATTTGTCCTTGAACTGCGTCATGCGGCTCAGCTCGCCGAAATAGGTGTAGCAGTTCAGCACCCAGCTCAGCTGCGTGTGCTCAGGCACGTGCGACTGCACGAAGATGGTGCTTTTTTCCGGATCGATGCCGCAGGCCAGGTACAGTGCCAGCGTATCCAGCGTGGCCTTGCGCAACTTCTCGGCGTCCTGGCGCACGGTGATGGCATGCAGATCGACGATGCAATAGATGCAGTCGTAGTCGTCCTGCATCTGAACCCACTGACGCAGCGCACCCATGTAGTTGCCGATGGTCAGTTCGCCGGACGGCTGCGCGCCGCTAAATACGATGGGCTTACTCATGTTTAAATTTCCTGATTCTCTAAAGATGACAGCCCAAGAGCGGGCAACAAATCGGCGAAGCGCTCCAACACCCGATCGGGGTGGCTCAGGGCGATCGATTCGCCGTAGTTATAACCGTAGGTGAAACCGACACTCGGGCAACCGGCGCCCTGTGCGGCTTGAATATCGTTGCGTGAGTCGCCGACGAACAGCAGTTCATGCGCGCGCAGGCCAAGCTTGCCGAGCACCAGGTACAACGGCGCAGGATGCGGTTTCTTTTCCGTCACGTCGTCGCCGCCGATCACCAGCGAGAAATAGTCGCCAATGCCCAACGACGCCAGCAGCGGCGCCACGAACGGCGTCGGCTTATTGGTCACCAACGCCATCGGGTAACCGTGCGCCGCCAGTCGGGCCAGCGTCTCTTGCACCTGCGGGAACAGGCGGCTGCCACTGTCGACGGTCTGCGCATAGAAATGGTCGAAGCGTTCACGCAGCCGGCCGCATTGCTCCGGCGTGCCTTCCGCTTCCGCCCAGCGCAGCGCGCGCTGCACCAGCACGTCGGCGCCGTTGCCGATCCAGGTGCCGACCCGCTCCTCACCCGCTTGCGGCAGGTTCATCTCTTCCAGCGCCATATCGATGGCGGCCGCCAGGCCCGGCGCACTGTCGACCAGCGTGCCGTCCAGATCGAAGGCCAGTGCGCGGATCGCGCCGAAATCAGCCATGGGAAACCTTCGCCAGCTCGCTGCGCATCTCGTCGATCACCTTGCGGTAGTCCGGCTGGCCAAAGATGGCGGAACCGGCGACAAACATATCGGCGCCCGCGGCGGCGATTTCGGCGATGTTGTCCACTTTCACCCCACCGTCGACTTCCAGACGGATATCGCGGCCGCTGTCGTCGATCAGCTTGCGCACCTGGCGCAGCTTGTCGAGGGTACCGTGAATGAACGACTGGCCGCCGAAGCCCGGGTTGACCGACATCAGTAGGATCACGTCGATTTTATCCATCACGTAATCGAGATAGCTCAGCGGCGTGGCCGGATTGAACACCAGGCCGGCTTTGCAACCGTGCTCTTTGATCAGTTGGATGGTGCGATCGACATGTTCGGACGCTTCGGGGTGGAAAGAGATATAGGATGCGCCGGCCTTGGCGAAATCAGGCACGATGCGATCCACCGGCTTGACCATCAGGTGCACGTCAATCGGCGCGGTAATGCCATAGTTACGCAGCGCTTCGCACACCATCGGACCGATGGTCAGATTGGGCACGTAGTGGTTGTCCATCACGTCGAAGTGCACCACGTCGCCGCCAGCGGCCAGCACGTTAGCGGTATCTTCACCTAACCGGGCAAAATCTGCCGACAGAATGGACGGGGCAATCAAAAACTTTTTCATCCGCTTCTCCAAACGTAGGGTCGAGTTGTTATGCGCCGGGGTGCCCCCGGCTTAGCGATACAGCGCCAAAAGCTCGTTCACTTTGCTGCGGCCGAGAATATTGCGGCTGATCGTGCGGCGCGCTTTCACCACATACAGCGCAGCATGCTGATACCAGTCGCGCGTCAGCTCGGTATCGTGATTGGAGATCAATACCGGCACCTGGCTCTCTACCGAGAGCTGGTGCGCCAGATGCGCCAGGCTCTGCTGATCGGCGATGCTGAAGCTGTTGGTGTGGTAAGCGGTGAAATTCGCCGTCGCCGACAGCGGCGCGTAAGGCGGATCACAATACACCACGGCGCCGGCCACGGCCTTCGCCATGGTATCGCGGTAATGCTCGCAGACAAAAGTGGCATTGCGCGATTTTTCGGCAAACCAGTAGAGCTCTTCTTCCGGGAAGTACGGTTTCTTGTAGCGGCCAAACGGCACGTTGAACTCGCCGCGCAGGTTATAGCGGCACAGGCCGTTATAGCAGTGACGGTTCAGATACAGGAACAGCAGCGCCCGGCGGTAAGGCTCGGTGCTAGTATTGAACTCTTCTCGCAGCAGGTAAAACTGATCCGAGTTATTGAATTCATCGGCGAAAAGCGTGCGGGCATCGCGCACGAAGTCATCCGTGCGCAGCTTAACGATGTTATACAGGTTGATAAGATCGCTATTGATGTCGGCGAGAATGTAGGCGTCGTAATCCGTATTCAGAAAGACGGATCCCGCACCCACGAAGGGCTCGATTAAGCAGTCTCCCGCCGGCAGATGGCGACGAATCTCATCTACCAGCGGGTATTTTCCACCAGCCCATTTTAAAAAAGCGCGGTTTTTCTTCATGCCGTCAATTAGCTACTTATACAATTCAGAGCGGCGGATTGTACTCTGTTTCAGACAGCACATCAGCGCACAAATTTAAATGATTTATTTTTTAAGATCTTGCTGCACTTGGTGTACAGGTCGGACCCATGGTTTTTTCGCCTGCACATCCGCCGGCAACGAAGCGATGGCGCGCTTCGCTTCCGCAGAAGACGCGTAGTTGCCGCTCACCAGCACGTACCACGGCTTACCGTCGCGCTTGGTGGCGTACACCAGGTAATTCTGCAGCTTCTGTTGCTTGGCGTAGGCGTTCAGCGTATCGGAGCGCGAAGCGCTGCTCAGCTGCAAGGTATAATGGCTGCCCGGCGCAGACTGCAGAGAACTGCCGCTGCTGCTGACCGCCCCCGCTTTCGCGGTGGAAGACGGCTTGGCCGGCGGCGTATACACCGTAGTCGGTGATTTATGCTGCGTAGCGGTCGGTTTAGTCACGGCGGTTTTCGCCGGCGTTTTATGCTGCTGCGCGGTGCCCTGCACAGGACGTGTCGCTTCGCGCGCCGCGGCGCCGCTCATCACCGTCGCCGGTGCGGTCGGCAACGACGACGCTGCGCCGGTCATGCCCTGGGTCGCGGCATCCACCTGCCCCTGCTGCTGCGACAGCGCATCCGCCATGTTGCCCGGCAAATCGACGCGCTGCTGCGCACCGCCCTGCTGAGGCTGAGTTTGCGCTTCGGTCGGCGTGCCGGAGATCGGCGGAACGCTGACGTTCTGCGGTTGCTGCGGCTGAGTCGCGCTTACGCCGCTGTTGTCGTGGGTATCTGTCGTTCCGCCCGGCACGCCGTTATTGGCAGTGGTCAGCGACGAAGAACCGGACAGGTTGATATCGCGGGCCGCGCCGTTTTGCGCGCCGCTCTCCTGAGCCGCCTCATGTTTGGTCGGCGCCTTCAGGGCGGAACCGATGCCGATAATCAGCAGCAGCAACACCAAAATGCCGATGCCAATCATCAAATGCTGGCGCGAAACGGCGAAGCGCGGCGCAGCGGCCGGCTTGCGCGAACGCGTAGGACGACGATCGCTGCTATCAGGTCTGAGATCGTCTTCCGGTTTAAACTCGTCCATCTGAAACCCTCCAACTAGAGGCAAAAGCCCACCACCGTAGACCTACCGTGGCACGGGCAGATTAACCCGATGATGGCAAAGCGACACCCGTCGTGCTCTGCTCACTGTATTAATATAGATGCAAATGGCGGCTAAGCCACTGTTACTTAGTCCGATTTAATTACGCTTCTGCTCAGGCAGGCAGGCGGCGATCGACGCCAACACCAGCTCATGCCCTATGCCGCCGCGCACTTCCGCCGCGCCGATCGCGGTCGGCAGCACCAGACGCAGTTCACCCGCCAGCACTTTCTTGTCGCGCAGCATGTGCGGCAGATAGGATGCCGGCGTCATTTCCTGCGGCCCGCAGACCGGCAAGCCGGCGCGCAACAGCAGCGCTTTGACGCGTTCGATGTCTTCAACGGAGAACTGGCCGAGACGATATGCGGTTTCCGCCGCCATCACCATGCCCGCAGCCACCGCTTCGCCGTGCAGCCATACGCCGTAGCCCATTTCGGCTTCGATGGCGTGGCCGTAAGTATGGCCCAGATTCAGCAAGGCGCGCAGACCGCTTTCGCGTTCGTCGGCGGCCACGACCTCAGCCTTCAGTTCGCAGCAGCGGCGAATACAGTAGGCCAACGCCTGCATATCCAGCGCCATCAGCGCATCGATATTGTTTTCCAACCAGACGAAGAATTCGCGATCGAGGATGATCCCGTATTTGATGACTTCAGCCAGGCCGGAAGAGAGTTCACGCGCCGGCAATGTCTTCAGGCAATCCAGATCAACCACCACCGAAGCGGGTTGATAGAAAGCGCCGATCATGTTTTTGCCGAGCGGGTGGTTGACGGCGGTCTTGCCGCCCACGGAAGAGTCCACCTGCGACAACAGCGTGGTGGGAACCTGAATAAAGCGCACGCCGCGTTGATAGCACGCGGCGGCAAAGCCGGTCAGATCGCCGACAACGCCGCCACCAAGCGCGATCAACGTGGTGTCGCGCCCGTGCGGTTTTTCGAGCAGCGCCGAAAACACCTGCTCCAACACCGCCAGAGATTTGTACTGTTCACCATCGGGAAGGATCACCTGATCCACCACGACGCCGCCCTGCTCCAGCACCTGCCGGACACGCTCCAGATAGAGCGGCGCCAGGGTCTGGTTGGTGACCAACATCGCTTGCTCACCCGCCTTTAACGGCATAAAAGAAGCCGGATCGTTAAACAATCCGGCGGCGATGGTAATCGGGTAGCTGCGCTCCCCAAGCGTTACAGTAATTCTCTCCATGTCGCGCTCAGTTCTCTGTATGGTGCGGCGGTGGTTGCTCCCCGCAGCGGCGGGGAACACAAATCAGTTTTCCGCATTAGCCGACGGCGAACGCGAAAATCGGCAATCAGTTGCTTTCCAGCATGTTGATGATCTGGTTGGCAACCACTTTAGCGCTCTGATCGTCGGTGCGGATGGTGACATCAGCAATCTCTTCATACAACGGATTGCGCTCTTTCGCCAACGCTTCCAACACCTCGCGCGGCGGAGAGTCGACCTGCAGCAGCGGGCGTTTTTTATCACGCTGGGTGCGAGCCAGCTGCTTCTCGATCGTGGTTTCCAAATAGACCACCACGCCGCGCGCGGACAGACGGTTGCGCGTTTCGCGCGACTTCACCGAACCGCCGCCGGTCGCCAACACAATCCCTTGTTTTTCCGTCAGTTCATTAATGACTTTTTCTTCACGATCGCGGAAACCTTCTTCCCCTTCCACGTCGAATACCCAGCCCACGTCAGCTCCGGTACGTCGCTCAATTTCTTGATCGGAGTCGAAGAACTCCATATTGAGTTGCTGAGCTAACTGACGGCCAATAGTGCTTTTGCCGGCACCCATAGGCCCAACCAGAAAGATATTGCGTTTCTCTGCCATGTTTTTCGGTATTACTAAGACAATTCGTTAATGTTAACCCGCCCCGCCAATCAAATCAGCGGCGGGACCTAAACTGAAACCTCATGAGCGATAGTGCGAGATCAGACGAAAAATTATCTCAACACTCTTGGTAGTTTGGCAACCGAATAAATCGCAATCCACGCCGCGGGAGGGAAACCATATGTTTTTAACGGCGTCTTGGCGCTAACAAAAAACCTCGGTGCTCAATTCGGTAACCCTTGTAAGCTAAATCGGCCGCAGCGTCAAACGCAGATCCCCCCAAGGGGATAAAAAAGTGTATCTGCTCATCAACTTTAGGAGATTTGCCGTCCGGCCGACAGGCAGCCGCTTATCCCTTAATCAACGTCGGCGTAATGAAGATCACCAGCTCGCGTTTTTTCTGCTGTGCGCCGCTCTGCCGGAACAAGCCCCCCAGCAGCGGCGCGTCTCCCAACCCCGGCACCTTGTCCGCCGTATTGCCTTGATGCCGTTGAAAAATGCCGCCGAGCACCAGGGTTTCGCCGTTTTTCACCGTGATCTGCGTCTTAATCTCCTGTTTATCGATGGTCAGCGCTTCGCCCGCCCCCCGGCTGATGGCGCGCCCCGGCATATTTTGGCTGATGTGCAGCGTCAGCGTGATGCGCCCGTCCGGCAACACCTTCGGCGTCACCTCCATGCCCAGCACCGCCTCTTTGAACTCGATCGCGGTCGCGCCGCTGGCGCCGCTTGAGACTTCGTAAGGGATCTCCGTGCCCTGTTTGATGCTGGCGGTTTGCAGGTGCGCCGTCAGCAGGCGCGGGCTGGCGATGATCTCCACCTGATTCTCCTGCTCCAGCGCCGTCAACTCGAGGCTCAGCAAGCGCCCGCTGATGCGCGCCAGGTGGAAACCGGCGTTCACCGCGCTGCGCTCCAGCGGCAGGTTGACGCCGAGATTGCCCGGCCGCAGCGGCTGTGCCGGCCTGTCGTCGGGCGCCAATCCCCAGCGCACGCCAAGTTCACGCAGGCTTTCGCTGTTGATGGTCACGATATGCGCCGCCAGCTGCACCTGCGCCAACGGCGCGTCCATTTCCGTTACGCGCTTTTTCAACTGTGCCAACATCGGCGTGGTGTCACGCAACAGCAGCGTATTGGTGCGCTTATCCGCCAGCACGCTGCCACGCTCGCTAAGCAAGGCGCCGCGTTGGGCGTTGAGGCTTTCGGCAATCTCCGCCGCATCGCCGTTTTGCAACGTCAGCGTCAGACTGTGCAGCGGTTGCCTTTGCGCCAGCGCCTCTCGCTGCTGTTTTTTTTGCTGCTCGTCTGGCTCCGGGGAGACAAGCATCACGTTGCCCTCACGCGTCATCGCCAGTTTGCCCATGCGCAAGGTCAGCGCCAGTGCCTGCGGCCAGGGCACATTCTCCAGCCGCAGCGTCAGGTTGCCGCTCACACCGGGCGCGGCGATCAGGTTCATCTGCCGATAATCCGCCAGCGCCTGCAGGATGACCGTGACCGGCGCGTCTTGAAACTCCAGCGAAATAACCTGTTTATCCTGCGCCTGCGCGGCGCCGAGCATCAGAGACCACAGCGCCATACCCAGTCCAGCGCGTCCTTTCATGATTTGCCATCCTTGCTGTCCATCGTCAGCGATACGTCGCCGTGGCCTGCCGGGCAATCCGGTTCGGCCGCCAGCGCCGTTAACGTCAGGCTGCGCGCCTGCACCTGCGTTACCTGCCAGCGTTCGGCGAGTATCCGCTGCTGCGGCCGCAGGCGCAGCCATTGACCCGCCGGCGTCACCACCCAGCCATAGCGCTGCGTTGGTTGCCCGATGACGCCCTTCAGCCGCCAACCTGCCGGCGATGCCGCCGTCTGCGCACAAGCAGGCTGCGAAGGCGGCGCAAACGGATCGCGCGATTCAGCGCATAAGGCCCACGGCCAGAGCAGCCACCACCCAAGGCCGAGTCTTCTACTCATGCTCATCGGCTCGCTCCTCGGAGGCATCCTGCAGCACCAACCGCACCGTCATGCCCTGCGGCGGGGTCTCCACGCGCAGTTGTACAAGGCGTAAATTGGCCGGTAGCGCCTCCAGCAACGTCAGTAAACCAGCGTAGTCAATGCGCAAGCTCAGCGTTTGCCGCAGCGGTTTTTCCTGCTGCTGCCAGCGCAGCAAGGCGCCCCCTGCCCGTTGCAGCGCGCTCGCCAGATCGCCGGTTGGGAGTGGAGGAACTGGCGCAGCGGGGATAACGGCCTGCGGCGCCTCGTCCAGCTGGCTCCGCACCATGGCGATCTGTTGCAGCAAGCGTTGTTGCCGCTCCGTCGCGTTTGCCTGCTGGCGCCATTCGTCTTGCAGCATCCAGCCGCCGCCCAGCAGCGCCAACGTGCCGATGCCCAGCCATTGCGCGGCCAGCAACTGCCAACCCGACAGGCCCAGCCAGAAGCGCAGCCCGGATGACAAACGGTTATCCATCACGCCCCCATGGCGCCGCCAGATGAAAGGAGAACAGCCCGTCTTCGCGCTGCACCACCTCCGCCAAACGCAGCCGCGGCAGCGCGGGCATCTCCGCCAATCGCCGTTCGAACTGCGAGATGGCCGCAGGAGAACCGCTCAGCCCATGCAGCCGCAGGCCGTTCGCCGCATCGCTGTCCAACGTCGTGAGCCACAGCGCAGGGGGAACGCAGGAGGACAAATGTTGCAGCAGCTGTAAATAACGCCGGTTATGTTGGGCATTGTTCGCCTGCCGTTCGGCGAGGGCGCGGTGCCGCGCCTGCTGAGCCTGCTCTTGTTGCTGTTGACGGGCGAGCAGCGTCAATGC is part of the Serratia surfactantfaciens genome and encodes:
- the nirC gene encoding nitrite transporter NirC, yielding MFTDTLNKCAVNAARIVRLAKESPLGFWISSAMAGAYVGLGIILIFTLGNLVDPSVRPLVMGATFGIALTLVIIAGSELFTGHTMFLTLGVKAGTIRQSQMWAVLPQTWLGNLLGSVLVALMYYYGGGSLLPVDTSLVHSAALAKTTAPAEVLFFKGVLCNWLVCLAIWMAIRVEGAARFIAIWWCLLAFIASGYEHSVANMTLFALSWFGNHSEAYTLAGIGHNLLWVTLGNILSGSVLMGLGYWYATPRAERPQAAKAAARQTA
- the cysG gene encoding siroheme synthase CysG; the protein is MDYLPIFCQLQHKACLLVGGGEIAERKARLLLDAGAALTVNALEFTPQFRQWAEEGLVTLTEGEFSPSLLAEKWLVVAATDRLEVNALVYQCANQQRVFCNVVDDPKRASFIMPSIIDRSPIMVAVSSGGKAPVLARLLREKLEAMLPQHLGKLAQLGGSLRQRVKRRFSSLGARRRFWERLFAHDRLAQSLANDDAALAERQLEQLFSEQPEDRGEVVLVGAGPGDAGLLTLKGLQQIQQADVVVYDRLVSEDIMTLVRRDAERIFVGKRAGHHCVPQEQINQILLQQALQGKRVVRLKGGDPFIFGRGGEELETLADASVPFSVVPGITAASGCSAYSGIPLTHRDHAQSVRLVTGHAKADGGLDWATLAAGQQTLVFYMGLSQAAEIQRQLIANGLPAATPVALVENGTSCRQRVIEGELGQLGALALQAASPSLIIVGSVVSLRGKLNWFASEAAPASLAQMA
- the trpS gene encoding tryptophan--tRNA ligase, which translates into the protein MSKPIVFSGAQPSGELTIGNYMGALRQWVQMQDDYDCIYCIVDLHAITVRQDAEKLRKATLDTLALYLACGIDPEKSTIFVQSHVPEHTQLSWVLNCYTYFGELSRMTQFKDKSARYAENINAGLFSYPVLMAADILLYQTNQVPVGEDQKQHLELSRDVGQRFNALYGDVFKVPEPFIPKSGARVMSLQEPTKKMSKSDDNRNNVIGLLEDPKAVSKKIKRAMTDSEEPPVVRYDVANKAGVSNLLDILAGVSGKSIAQLEAEFEGQMYGHLKGAVADAVSGMLGELQERYYRFRNDEAYLQQVMRDGAAKARARAQETLAKVYQAVGFVPPQA
- a CDS encoding phosphoglycolate phosphatase — translated: MADFGAIRALAFDLDGTLVDSAPGLAAAIDMALEEMNLPQAGEERVGTWIGNGADVLVQRALRWAEAEGTPEQCGRLRERFDHFYAQTVDSGSRLFPQVQETLARLAAHGYPMALVTNKPTPFVAPLLASLGIGDYFSLVIGGDDVTEKKPHPAPLYLVLGKLGLRAHELLFVGDSRNDIQAAQGAGCPSVGFTYGYNYGESIALSHPDRVLERFADLLPALGLSSLENQEI
- the rpe gene encoding ribulose-phosphate 3-epimerase, whose translation is MKKFLIAPSILSADFARLGEDTANVLAAGGDVVHFDVMDNHYVPNLTIGPMVCEALRNYGITAPIDVHLMVKPVDRIVPDFAKAGASYISFHPEASEHVDRTIQLIKEHGCKAGLVFNPATPLSYLDYVMDKIDVILLMSVNPGFGGQSFIHGTLDKLRQVRKLIDDSGRDIRLEVDGGVKVDNIAEIAAAGADMFVAGSAIFGQPDYRKVIDEMRSELAKVSHG
- the dam gene encoding adenine-specific DNA-methyltransferase, translating into MKKNRAFLKWAGGKYPLVDEIRRHLPAGDCLIEPFVGAGSVFLNTDYDAYILADINSDLINLYNIVKLRTDDFVRDARTLFADEFNNSDQFYLLREEFNTSTEPYRRALLFLYLNRHCYNGLCRYNLRGEFNVPFGRYKKPYFPEEELYWFAEKSRNATFVCEHYRDTMAKAVAGAVVYCDPPYAPLSATANFTAYHTNSFSIADQQSLAHLAHQLSVESQVPVLISNHDTELTRDWYQHAALYVVKARRTISRNILGRSKVNELLALYR
- a CDS encoding SPOR domain-containing protein, whose product is MDEFKPEDDLRPDSSDRRPTRSRKPAAAPRFAVSRQHLMIGIGILVLLLLIIGIGSALKAPTKHEAAQESGAQNGAARDINLSGSSSLTTANNGVPGGTTDTHDNSGVSATQPQQPQNVSVPPISGTPTEAQTQPQQGGAQQRVDLPGNMADALSQQQGQVDAATQGMTGAASSLPTAPATVMSGAAAREATRPVQGTAQQHKTPAKTAVTKPTATQHKSPTTVYTPPAKPSSTAKAGAVSSSGSSLQSAPGSHYTLQLSSASRSDTLNAYAKQQKLQNYLVYATKRDGKPWYVLVSGNYASSAEAKRAIASLPADVQAKKPWVRPVHQVQQDLKK
- the aroB gene encoding 3-dehydroquinate synthase; translation: MERITVTLGERSYPITIAAGLFNDPASFMPLKAGEQAMLVTNQTLAPLYLERVRQVLEQGGVVVDQVILPDGEQYKSLAVLEQVFSALLEKPHGRDTTLIALGGGVVGDLTGFAAACYQRGVRFIQVPTTLLSQVDSSVGGKTAVNHPLGKNMIGAFYQPASVVVDLDCLKTLPARELSSGLAEVIKYGIILDREFFVWLENNIDALMALDMQALAYCIRRCCELKAEVVAADERESGLRALLNLGHTYGHAIEAEMGYGVWLHGEAVAAGMVMAAETAYRLGQFSVEDIERVKALLLRAGLPVCGPQEMTPASYLPHMLRDKKVLAGELRLVLPTAIGAAEVRGGIGHELVLASIAACLPEQKRN
- the aroK gene encoding shikimate kinase AroK, with product MAEKRNIFLVGPMGAGKSTIGRQLAQQLNMEFFDSDQEIERRTGADVGWVFDVEGEEGFRDREEKVINELTEKQGIVLATGGGSVKSRETRNRLSARGVVVYLETTIEKQLARTQRDKKRPLLQVDSPPREVLEALAKERNPLYEEIADVTIRTDDQSAKVVANQIINMLESN
- the hofQ gene encoding DNA uptake porin HofQ gives rise to the protein MKGRAGLGMALWSLMLGAAQAQDKQVISLEFQDAPVTVILQALADYRQMNLIAAPGVSGNLTLRLENVPWPQALALTLRMGKLAMTREGNVMLVSPEPDEQQKKQQREALAQRQPLHSLTLTLQNGDAAEIAESLNAQRGALLSERGSVLADKRTNTLLLRDTTPMLAQLKKRVTEMDAPLAQVQLAAHIVTINSESLRELGVRWGLAPDDRPAQPLRPGNLGVNLPLERSAVNAGFHLARISGRLLSLELTALEQENQVEIIASPRLLTAHLQTASIKQGTEIPYEVSSGASGATAIEFKEAVLGMEVTPKVLPDGRITLTLHISQNMPGRAISRGAGEALTIDKQEIKTQITVKNGETLVLGGIFQRHQGNTADKVPGLGDAPLLGGLFRQSGAQQKKRELVIFITPTLIKG
- a CDS encoding HofP DNA utilization family protein; translated protein: MSRRLGLGWWLLWPWALCAESRDPFAPPSQPACAQTAASPAGWRLKGVIGQPTQRYGWVVTPAGQWLRLRPQQRILAERWQVTQVQARSLTLTALAAEPDCPAGHGDVSLTMDSKDGKS
- a CDS encoding PilN domain-containing protein, which gives rise to MYQVNFLPWRQRRDRRRGYFWLCVLLLQVTVLLLAGFLVAGQQRHQQAQRQERLATLDEELAALTLLARQQQQEQAQQARHRALAERQANNAQHNRRYLQLLQHLSSCVPPALWLTTLDSDAANGLRLHGLSGSPAAISQFERRLAEMPALPRLRLAEVVQREDGLFSFHLAAPWGRDG